One Lacunisphaera limnophila DNA window includes the following coding sequences:
- a CDS encoding pyridoxal phosphate-dependent aminotransferase, with product MSTPYPLSVWARNVSPSPTLAIDAKAKALAAAGEDVCGFAAGEPDFDTPEHIKEACIVALKGGKTKYAPTPGIEPLRQAIAERYGVEYGLKVVPAQVVVSPGGKFSCHLAVMATCSPGDEVIIPAPYWVSYPEMVKLAGATPKFVACDDRAGFKLTPAQLEAAITPKTRLVILNSPSNPTGAVYTRAELQALAAVALKHNLYILSDEMYEHLVYDGVTPTCIATFSPEIEARTIVVAGFSKTYAMTGWRIGTLVAPLPIAKAIAEIQSQMSSNVTTFAQYGALAALKEKEKTAAALKEMLVAFDRRRKLLHAELNKIPGVSCLLAEGAFYLFPNISSFGLKDADFCAKLLEAEKVAAVPGSAFGLEGYLRLSYATSDAIILKGVERLARFCATLKK from the coding sequence ATGAGCACCCCGTATCCCCTGTCCGTCTGGGCCCGTAATGTTTCGCCTTCGCCGACCCTGGCCATCGACGCCAAGGCCAAGGCCCTCGCCGCCGCGGGCGAGGATGTGTGCGGTTTCGCCGCGGGCGAGCCGGACTTCGACACGCCGGAGCACATCAAGGAGGCGTGCATCGTCGCGCTCAAGGGCGGCAAGACGAAGTATGCGCCCACGCCCGGCATCGAGCCGCTGCGTCAGGCCATCGCCGAGCGCTACGGCGTCGAGTACGGCCTCAAGGTCGTGCCCGCGCAGGTCGTGGTTTCGCCGGGTGGCAAGTTTTCCTGTCACCTCGCCGTCATGGCCACCTGCTCGCCGGGCGACGAGGTCATTATCCCGGCGCCGTACTGGGTCAGCTATCCGGAGATGGTGAAGCTCGCCGGGGCCACGCCCAAGTTCGTGGCTTGCGACGACCGCGCGGGGTTCAAGCTGACGCCCGCCCAGCTCGAGGCGGCGATCACGCCGAAGACGCGCCTGGTCATCCTGAATTCCCCCTCCAACCCGACCGGCGCCGTCTACACGCGCGCCGAGCTCCAGGCCCTCGCGGCCGTAGCGTTGAAGCACAACCTCTACATCCTCTCCGACGAGATGTACGAGCACCTCGTGTATGACGGCGTGACCCCGACCTGCATCGCCACCTTCAGCCCGGAGATCGAGGCGCGCACGATTGTGGTCGCCGGGTTCTCCAAGACCTACGCGATGACCGGCTGGCGCATCGGCACGCTGGTGGCCCCGCTGCCCATCGCCAAGGCAATCGCCGAGATCCAGAGCCAGATGTCCTCGAACGTGACCACCTTCGCCCAGTACGGCGCGCTGGCGGCACTCAAGGAGAAGGAGAAGACGGCCGCCGCCCTCAAGGAGATGCTCGTCGCCTTCGACCGCCGACGGAAGCTGCTCCATGCCGAGCTCAACAAGATCCCGGGTGTCAGCTGTCTGCTCGCCGAGGGTGCGTTCTACCTTTTCCCCAACATTTCGAGCTTCGGCCTGAAGGATGCGGATTTCTGCGCCAAGCTGCTGGAGGCCGAGAAGGTCGCGGCCGTCCCCGGCTCCGCCTTCGGTCTCGAGGGTTACCTGCGCCTCAGCTACGCCACGAGCGACGCGATCATCCTCAAGGGGGTCGAGCGCCTGGCGCGCTTCTGCGCGACGCTGAAGAAGTGA
- the fmt gene encoding methionyl-tRNA formyltransferase — translation MLKIVFMGSDAIALPALDWLTRSTGSGQVGSGLGEVVAVFTQPDRAAGRGQQVQANAIKVWAQARGIPVHQPAKVGPEEQAQVAAIAPDLILIMAYGHILRQELIDTPRLGTLNLHTSILPRYRGASPIQTATACGDRVTGVTLMKIVRQLDAGPVADVERVAIAPLDTAAEVEAKLAQACVPLLARGLPAIATGSQTFIAQDPTAATFCRRLEKADGVLDFSAPAGVLAARINGLNPWPGCTVMINGQAVKLGLADALEQSGGAPGTVVGADAEGLLVAAGQGTLRLRKLQRPGGKLLPAPEFLRGWPVAAGTLLPSQPMPPLVAAQAFPYRKG, via the coding sequence ATGCTTAAGATTGTTTTCATGGGTTCCGATGCCATCGCGCTGCCGGCGCTGGACTGGCTCACCCGTTCGACCGGCTCAGGGCAGGTGGGCAGCGGGCTGGGCGAGGTGGTGGCCGTGTTTACCCAGCCGGACCGGGCCGCGGGCCGCGGCCAGCAGGTCCAGGCCAACGCCATCAAGGTCTGGGCCCAGGCGAGGGGAATCCCCGTGCACCAACCGGCCAAGGTTGGGCCGGAGGAACAGGCGCAGGTCGCGGCGATCGCGCCCGACCTGATCCTCATCATGGCCTACGGGCACATTTTGCGGCAGGAGCTGATCGACACCCCCCGGCTCGGCACCCTCAACCTGCACACCTCGATCCTGCCGCGTTACCGTGGCGCCTCGCCGATCCAGACCGCCACCGCCTGCGGCGACCGCGTGACCGGGGTGACGCTGATGAAAATCGTCCGGCAGCTCGACGCCGGCCCGGTGGCCGACGTCGAGCGCGTCGCCATCGCCCCACTGGATACCGCGGCCGAGGTGGAGGCGAAACTGGCGCAGGCCTGTGTGCCGCTGCTCGCCCGCGGGCTCCCCGCCATCGCGACCGGCAGCCAGACCTTCATTGCGCAGGACCCCACCGCTGCGACCTTTTGCCGGCGTCTGGAGAAGGCGGATGGCGTCCTCGATTTCTCCGCGCCGGCCGGCGTGCTCGCGGCCCGGATCAACGGCCTCAACCCTTGGCCCGGCTGCACGGTCATGATCAACGGCCAGGCCGTGAAGCTGGGGTTGGCGGATGCCCTGGAACAGTCGGGTGGCGCGCCCGGGACCGTGGTGGGCGCGGACGCCGAGGGCCTGTTGGTCGCGGCCGGGCAGGGGACCCTGCGCCTGCGGAAGCTGCAACGTCCGGGGGGCAAGCTGCTCCCGGCGCCGGAGTTTCTGCGCGGTTGGCCGGTGGCGGCGGGGACGTTGCTGCCGTCACAGCCGATGCCCCCGCTGGTGGCGGCTCAGGCGTTCCCTTATCGCAAGGGCTAA
- a CDS encoding LysM peptidoglycan-binding domain-containing protein — protein MRAFSLRCGALLAFLAVSASAQMDARAELAALRQDVMLLTQRVGELTMTVEQLNRENEALQDKANRSYATVDQLNKAVADMNRTLQAELGDQKREVLAQVAGQLEKLGRQTNAALEAVAKNQAARPVVQTTFSDNFPKEGINYTVQAGDTLAVIARKNNAKLSDIVNANKISDPTRIQVGQTLFIPQGK, from the coding sequence ATGCGAGCCTTTTCCCTGCGCTGCGGCGCCCTCCTTGCTTTCCTGGCGGTCTCCGCCTCCGCCCAGATGGATGCCCGCGCCGAGCTCGCCGCCCTCCGGCAGGACGTGATGCTGCTGACCCAGCGCGTCGGCGAACTCACGATGACCGTCGAGCAGCTCAACCGGGAAAACGAGGCCCTGCAGGACAAGGCGAACCGCAGCTACGCGACGGTCGACCAGCTCAACAAGGCAGTCGCCGACATGAACCGCACGCTGCAGGCCGAACTCGGCGACCAGAAGCGCGAGGTGCTCGCGCAGGTCGCCGGCCAGCTGGAAAAACTCGGCCGCCAGACCAACGCGGCCCTCGAGGCCGTGGCCAAGAACCAGGCCGCGCGGCCGGTCGTGCAGACGACCTTCAGCGACAATTTCCCCAAGGAAGGCATCAACTACACGGTGCAGGCCGGCGACACGCTGGCCGTGATCGCGCGCAAGAACAACGCGAAGCTGTCCGACATCGTGAACGCCAACAAGATCTCCGACCCGACCCGCATTCAGGTCGGGCAGACGCTGTTCATCCCGCAGGGCAAATAA
- a CDS encoding outer membrane lipoprotein-sorting protein yields the protein MLFALVVLAVSPVWAQPAKFGVPSEIAASGPADQAEGARILGEFRQAGIAGDYWLAFELRVMPRHGAERTVLGALLGTRGPGGPLSRLTAGDGLWLIASGPMPDAWTLENGTAVATSPAQGLAGTGLTVFDLQMPFLYWKDFTYEGQARVRGRPTDSFILRPPAGLPVPVPELTGVRVLIDTQFQAMVQAELLGAKAEVLKSIALLDLKKVGEQWLVKSIDVRDHRTRDKTRFTVRAAALDLTWPDALFTPQGLTTQPPGVPADQVVRF from the coding sequence TTGTTATTTGCGCTGGTCGTGCTGGCCGTCAGCCCGGTCTGGGCGCAGCCCGCCAAGTTTGGTGTGCCCTCTGAAATCGCCGCCTCCGGCCCGGCCGACCAGGCGGAAGGCGCCCGGATCCTCGGCGAATTTCGCCAGGCCGGCATCGCCGGCGACTACTGGCTCGCGTTCGAGTTGCGCGTGATGCCGCGCCACGGCGCCGAGCGGACGGTCCTGGGCGCCTTGCTGGGCACCCGCGGACCGGGGGGCCCTTTGTCCCGCCTGACGGCCGGCGATGGACTCTGGCTGATCGCTTCCGGGCCCATGCCCGATGCCTGGACCCTGGAGAACGGGACTGCCGTCGCGACTTCGCCCGCGCAGGGTCTGGCCGGCACCGGACTGACGGTCTTCGACCTGCAGATGCCGTTTCTCTACTGGAAGGATTTCACCTATGAGGGGCAGGCCCGGGTGCGCGGCCGGCCCACCGACAGCTTCATCCTGCGCCCGCCGGCGGGTCTGCCGGTGCCGGTGCCCGAACTCACCGGGGTGCGGGTGCTGATCGACACCCAGTTTCAGGCCATGGTGCAGGCCGAGTTGCTCGGCGCGAAGGCCGAGGTGCTCAAATCCATCGCGTTGCTCGACCTGAAGAAAGTCGGCGAGCAGTGGCTCGTGAAATCCATCGACGTGCGCGACCACCGGACCCGCGACAAGACCCGCTTCACCGTCCGGGCCGCGGCCCTCGACCTGACCTGGCCTGACGCCTTGTTCACGCCGCAGGGGCTGACCACCCAGCCGCCGGGAGTGCCCGCGGACCAAGTCGTCCGTTTCTGA
- a CDS encoding ribbon-helix-helix protein, CopG family, whose translation MPDKGSRPFPIQLEVEFLDRLSEPVREGRAKSVSEIIRTALERYDFANMIVMRPSMLQISVRLAAPIRQNLKRISRTKHASVGQLVRAAVEAYLPQLETGATAQLEIPDVPTPTAAESVLAPPPKRKRKPKKKSGKPAPKKKPVAKRKSKR comes from the coding sequence ATGCCCGACAAAGGATCCCGGCCGTTCCCGATCCAGCTGGAGGTCGAGTTTCTCGACCGCCTGAGCGAGCCCGTGCGCGAAGGCCGGGCCAAGTCCGTGAGCGAGATCATCCGCACCGCCCTCGAGCGCTACGATTTCGCCAACATGATCGTGATGCGTCCGTCCATGCTGCAGATCTCGGTGCGGCTGGCCGCGCCGATCCGGCAGAACCTGAAACGCATCTCGCGGACGAAGCACGCCAGCGTCGGCCAGTTGGTGCGGGCGGCGGTGGAGGCTTATTTGCCGCAGTTGGAGACCGGGGCCACCGCGCAGCTCGAAATCCCGGACGTGCCCACGCCGACCGCGGCGGAGTCCGTGTTGGCGCCGCCACCGAAACGGAAGCGGAAGCCGAAGAAGAAGAGCGGCAAACCGGCGCCCAAGAAGAAGCCCGTGGCCAAGCGGAAGTCGAAGCGGTGA
- the secG gene encoding preprotein translocase subunit SecG codes for MSLVIGVLTFILVLTSIFLVMIVLMQRAKTDGGIGAAMAGGATESAFGAETNNVLSGATIKAAIVFFVLSFGLFLANIHQAKSRAAEEASLPTVTAPATTSAAPAPALDVPLTTQPAAPQSGEAKP; via the coding sequence ATGAGTCTCGTCATCGGCGTCCTTACTTTCATCCTGGTCCTCACCTCGATCTTTTTGGTGATGATCGTCCTCATGCAGCGGGCCAAGACCGACGGCGGCATTGGTGCCGCCATGGCCGGTGGCGCCACGGAATCGGCCTTCGGCGCCGAGACCAACAACGTGCTCAGCGGCGCGACCATCAAGGCCGCCATTGTCTTCTTCGTCCTCAGCTTCGGCCTGTTCCTGGCCAACATCCACCAGGCCAAGAGCCGCGCGGCCGAGGAAGCCTCGCTGCCCACGGTCACGGCTCCGGCCACCACCAGTGCCGCCCCGGCCCCGGCGCTCGACGTGCCGCTGACGACGCAGCCCGCCGCCCCGCAATCGGGTGAAGCCAAGCCCTGA
- a CDS encoding ParB/RepB/Spo0J family partition protein, whose amino-acid sequence MAKPTPSRLGRGLGALITSAAAAPKPAAPAAPAPPAPAPVMDGLPGYREVTVALVEPNPYQPRKEFSDEALAELVESIRAEGLLQPIVVRPVGDRFQLIAGERRWRAFQKLGIKTIPARIMTSSDASSASLALIENLQRADLNPIEEAHGYASLIRDFDLTQDAASQRVGKGRASVANSLRLLNLEAELQAYVGKGLLSVGHAKVLLGVEGSAERLVLARRSLEQGLSVRALEELLRHHPGAGKAGKKRRMPGATATALADIEKKVTSHLGARTTLRHSDKHGRIIIEYAGNDDLARVLGKMGLNL is encoded by the coding sequence ATGGCCAAACCCACCCCCTCCCGTCTCGGCCGCGGCCTTGGCGCCCTGATCACGAGTGCCGCCGCCGCGCCCAAGCCCGCGGCGCCGGCTGCACCCGCCCCGCCCGCCCCGGCCCCGGTGATGGACGGCCTGCCGGGCTACCGCGAGGTGACCGTTGCCCTGGTCGAGCCCAATCCCTACCAGCCGCGCAAGGAGTTTTCCGACGAAGCGCTGGCCGAGTTGGTCGAGAGCATTCGCGCCGAGGGGCTTCTGCAGCCGATCGTGGTGCGGCCCGTGGGCGACCGCTTCCAGCTGATCGCGGGCGAGCGCCGCTGGCGCGCCTTCCAGAAACTGGGCATCAAGACGATCCCGGCCCGCATCATGACTTCCAGCGACGCCTCGTCGGCCTCGCTTGCGCTGATCGAGAACCTCCAGCGCGCCGACCTGAACCCGATCGAGGAGGCTCATGGTTACGCCAGCCTCATCCGCGATTTTGATCTCACCCAGGACGCCGCCTCGCAGCGGGTGGGCAAGGGCCGCGCCTCGGTGGCGAACTCCCTCCGTCTGCTCAACCTCGAGGCCGAGTTGCAGGCCTACGTGGGCAAGGGCCTGCTCAGCGTCGGTCACGCCAAGGTTCTCCTGGGTGTCGAAGGCTCCGCCGAACGCCTCGTGCTGGCCCGCCGCTCCTTGGAACAGGGCCTGAGTGTCCGCGCCCTGGAGGAACTGCTCCGGCACCATCCCGGCGCGGGCAAGGCCGGCAAGAAGCGCCGCATGCCCGGGGCCACGGCGACCGCGCTGGCCGACATCGAGAAGAAGGTCACGTCCCACCTCGGGGCCCGGACCACGCTCCGCCATTCCGACAAGCACGGCCGCATCATCATCGAGTACGCCGGCAACGATGATCTGGCCCGGGTGCTGGGGAAGATGGGGCTGAACTTGTAA